Proteins found in one Coffea eugenioides isolate CCC68of chromosome 5, Ceug_1.0, whole genome shotgun sequence genomic segment:
- the LOC113771640 gene encoding disease resistance protein SUMM2-like — protein MEALGNLALDRGRRFVNLDDNLRSLERKLQRLGGRKSDFELQVTNAERSGSKKRKREVEIWFEEVATVENEFGALKKSIQEGGFLENAISSGDRVAKMDAIVEQLMEQSNHFDGLLLEAFENRGEPRVTTTLFGEMFDRGLKAVWAWLVIDSISNIGIYGMGGVGKTTLAKHIHNLLLERTQFKVYWITVSQEFSIKRLQNDIAKRLRLDLSHEDDEDSRAAILSRALVKQSVLILDDVWQEFSFEKIGIPLGANKCRVILTTRSLELCNRISCQRVFEAKTLATNEAWDLFKHTLDPKTVLHGEVEEIAKSVAKRCAGLPLGIITVAGSMRRVINVCEWRNALEQLKACSVGHDEMERDVFPILEWSFNRLNECLRHCFLYCSLYPEDCYIKREELVDLFIWAELMPQRNSRSEAFDQGHTILNKLINVCLLEKTTDFTGEDHVKMHDLVRDMALKITNGNSKLKMRGDVPRFLVKSIGWQDSSILILEQEKWTEDLCAVSFISSLSAKIRVPPGWSPNCPKLSTLLLPYFSIKRIPDSFFRHMCGLKVLNLELCKGITELPNSVADLVNLTALILKGCEGLRSVPPLGKLKQLRELDLSWTKIQDLPQGLESLVNLERLNLGNCRSFRRKIIPKGTFSELHRLQWLVLPPYGTVQFNDPEVLNQLKSFIGCLCFTDSYKISWWPEYYYLYINDNFSSFCDYVHSGDDIGHHKRLYFHQCKLGRGLNHPVLLLPSDIKSLELIDCVGRGIRCLSDVFRNFTSLNDLSSLEIRGLDGIEFLWQFSAPTPRDQQADSSFSPLRKLQNLILRNLLDLVGLFFGKSEAYLLQPGTFSSLTWLSIHKCHKMKRLFTAQLLQNLENLTLIHVDDCEGLEEIVADDNGVEQGGGEGIQLTSSDATATVILPKLRCLSLNRLPQLKNICKVAMICDSIKEIKIFGCPKVKRLPLFLPNINGLPSLPNTLLQIMGDKEWWESLEWDNSCTKNALDPFFTTHSVYRIFNSRPPL, from the coding sequence ATGGAGGCACTTGGGAATTTGGCGTTAGACAGAGGAAGGAGGTTCGTCAATTTGGATGATAATCTTAGGTCACTCGAAAGGAAGTTGCAAAGATTAGGCGGCAGAAAATCTGACTTCGAGTTGCAAGTGACGAATGCAGAAAGATCAGGTagtaagaaaaggaaaagggaggtTGAGATTTGGTTCGAGGAGGTAGCAACAGTAGAAAATGAATTCGGTGCATTGAAAAAGAGCATACAAGAGGGTGGATTTCTAGAAAATGCAATTAGTAGTGGGGATAGAGTGGCAAAAATGGATGCAATTGTAGAGCAATTGATGGAGCAAagtaatcattttgatgggctTTTGCTTGAGGCTTTTGAGAACAGAGGTGAGCCACGAGTGACAACGACATTATTTGGAGAAATGTTTGACAGAGGTTTGAAAGCAGTCTGGGCGTGGTTGGTCATCGATAGCATCTCAAACATTGGGATTTATGGGATGGGCGGAGTGGGTAAGACTACATTAGCGAAACACATCCATAATCTTCTCCTTGAGAGAACTCAATTCAAAGTTTATTGGATTACTGTCTCTCAAGAATTCAGCATCAAAAGGCTGCAAAATGACATTGCTAAACGCCTAAGGCTTGATCTGTCACATGAGGATGATGAGGATAGCAGGGCAGCCATTTTGTCCAGGGCATTGGTGAAGCAGTCCGTCCTCATACTCGATGATGTTTGGcaagaattttcttttgaaaagaTTGGAATTCCCCTTGGTGCAAACAAATGCAGAGTGATCTTGACTACTCGGTCACTGGAATTATGCAACAGGATTAGCTGTCAAAGGGTATTTGAAGCTAAAACTTTGGCTACAAATGAAGCTTGGGATTTGTTCAAACATACACTTGACCCTAAGACAGTGCTTCATGGAGAGGTGGAAGAAATTGCCAAGTCTGTAGCAAAAAGGTGTGCTGGTTTGCCTCTTGGTATTATCACAGTGGCTGGGAGCATGAGACGCGTGATCAACGTCTGTGAGTGGAGAAATGCATTGGAACAATTGAAAGCATGCTCGGTAGGGCATGATGAGATGGAACGAGATGTGTTTCCCATCTTAGAATGGAGTTTCAATCGCTTGAATGAATGTTTAAGGCATTGCTTCTTGTATTGCTCTCTTTATCCGGAAGATTGTTATATAAAAAGAGAGGAACTAGTAGACCTCTTTATTTGGGCAGAGCTAATGCCACAACGGAACTCAAGGTCAGAAGCATTTGATCAAGGTCACACGATATTAAACAAACTAATAAATGTTTGCTTGCTAGAAAAAACTACAGATTTCACAGGGGAGGACCATGTGAAGATGCATGATTTGGTCAGAGATATGGCATtaaagatcacgaatggaaaCTCCAAACTAAAGATGAGAGGAGATGTACCACGGTTCTTGGTAAAAAGCATAGGCTGGCAAGATTCAAGTATACTAATACTAGAACAAGAAAAATGGACAGAAGATCTCTGTGCAGTTTCCTTTATATCGAGTCTGAGTGCAAAAATAAGAGTTCCACCAGGCTGGTCACCAAATTGTCCTAAGCTCTCAACCTTGCTTCTTCCTTATTTTTCCATAAAAAGAATTCCTGATTCATTCTTTCGGCACATGTGTGGACTTAAAGTTTTGAATCTAGAACTATGCAAAGGTATAACAGAGTTGCCTAATTCTGTTGCAGACTTGGTGAATCTCACCGCTTTGATTTTGAAGGGTTGTGAAGGCCTCCGATCTGTGCCGCCACTGGGAAAGCTCAAGCAATTGAGGGAATTGGATCTATCCTGGACTAAGATTCAGGATCTCCCTCAAGGTCTAGAGTCATTGGTTAATCTTGAAAGGCTTAACTTGGGCAATTGTCGGTCTTTCAGACGAAAGATAATACCAAAAGGGACATTTTCTGAATTGCACCGTCTTCAATGGCTAGTATTGCCACCTTATGGTACTGTACAATTTAATGATCCAGAAGTGTTGAACCAATTAAAAAGTTTTATAGGATGTTTATGTTTTACCGACTCCTATAAAATCTCTTGGTGGCCAGAATACTATTATCTTTATATCAATGATAACTTTTCATCTTTTTGTGACTACGTTCACTCGGGCGATGATATTGGGCATCACAAACGATTGTACTTCCATCAGTGTAAATTGGGTAGAGGATTGAACCATCCTGTGTTGTTGCTGCCAAGTGATATAAAAAGTCTAGAACTCATTGATTGTGTTGGCCGGGGCATTAGGTGCTTGTCTGATGTTTTTAGGAATTTTACAAGTTTAAACGACTTGTCTTCTTTGGAGATCAGGGGTTTGGATGGAATAGAGTTCCTCTGGCAATTTTCTGCTCCTACTCCACGTGATCAGCAGGCAGACTCCTCTTTTAGTCCACTAAGAAAACTGCAAAATCTGATCCTCCGGAATTTGCTTGATCTAGTGGGTCTCTTTTTCGGGAAATCAGAAGCATATTTGCTTCAACCTGGCACCTTCTCTTCCCTTACGTGGTTGTCCATTCACAAATGTCACAAAATGAAGCGACTATTCACAGCGCAGCTGCTACAGAATCTTGAAAATCTAACACTAATTCATGTCGATGATTGTGAAGGACTGGAGGAGATAGTAGCAGATGACAATGGTGTAGAacaaggaggaggagaaggcaTCCAATTGACTTCAAGTGATGCTACCGCCACGGTCATCCTTCCAAAATTAAGGTGTTTGAGTCTGAATAGGCTGCCACAACTAAAGAACATTTGCAAGGTAGCCATGATCTGCGATTCAATTAAGGAGATTAAAATATTTGGTTGTCCAAAGGTAAAGAGGCTGCCTTTGTTTCTTCCTAACATCAACGGACTACCATCTCTTCCCAACACTCTTCTTCAAATCATGGGAGATAAAGAATGGTGGGAATCATTAGAGTGGGACAATTCTTGCACCAAAAACGCCCTTGACCCATTTTTTACTACACATTCGGTGTATCGCATCTTTAATTCAAGACCACCTCTTTGA